Proteins from a single region of Flavobacterium sp. YJ01:
- a CDS encoding YafY family protein, giving the protein MLDETPKRFDRIVAILIQLQSKKIVKAQELADRFDCSLRTIYRDIRTLEASGVPIYSEAGVGYALMEGYRLPPVMFTREEVSSFIAAEKLIQKFTDPVLGNHYASAMFKLKSVLKNSDKDWLSNIESRVIMQTAEPMFHDNSPNTLTVLFESIAEKKQILLSYKTFGKDELTERNLEPVGVFHDNNNWYFLGFCHLRKDYRQFRTDRIQNLKKTDFDFTIEHDALETYLNKTETCPTTKVRLLVEKKIARYLAFERKYHGFVSEKEIGDHLEMTFMCRDIESGFPRWFLMFGDYATILEPEILKTKVLDLIEINKKRLS; this is encoded by the coding sequence ATGCTCGACGAAACACCTAAACGATTTGACCGAATTGTTGCAATCCTTATTCAATTGCAATCTAAAAAGATTGTAAAAGCACAAGAATTAGCCGATCGTTTTGATTGCAGTTTGCGAACTATTTACAGAGATATTAGAACTTTAGAAGCATCTGGAGTTCCTATTTACAGTGAAGCTGGAGTTGGTTATGCTTTAATGGAAGGCTATAGACTTCCGCCTGTTATGTTTACGCGCGAAGAAGTCAGCAGTTTTATTGCGGCAGAAAAATTGATTCAGAAATTTACCGATCCTGTTTTAGGAAATCATTATGCAAGCGCGATGTTCAAATTAAAATCGGTTTTGAAAAACAGCGACAAAGATTGGCTTTCGAACATAGAATCGAGAGTGATTATGCAAACTGCTGAACCGATGTTTCATGATAATTCTCCAAATACATTGACGGTTTTATTTGAAAGTATTGCCGAAAAAAAACAAATTTTACTTTCGTATAAAACTTTCGGAAAAGACGAATTAACAGAACGAAATTTAGAACCTGTAGGCGTTTTTCACGATAATAACAATTGGTATTTTCTTGGTTTTTGCCATTTGCGAAAAGATTACAGACAGTTTAGAACCGATAGAATTCAAAACCTAAAAAAAACCGATTTCGATTTTACAATCGAACACGATGCTTTAGAAACCTATTTGAATAAAACAGAAACCTGTCCGACAACAAAAGTTCGTCTTTTGGTAGAAAAGAAAATTGCTCGATATTTGGCTTTCGAAAGAAAATATCATGGTTTTGTTTCCGAAAAAGAAATTGGAGATCATTTAGAAATGACTTTTATGTGCCGTGATATCGAAAGCGGTTTTCCGAGATGGTTTCTTATGTTTGGAGATTATGCCACTATTTTAGAGCCAGAAATTCTGAAAACAAAAGTTTTAGATTTAATCGAAATCAATAAAAAAAGACTTTCATAA
- a CDS encoding DinB family protein — MKTLEAQVISSEDLLKHWQGHRALTRRVIEIFPEKDFFEFSIGGMRPFAKLVDELLAIGAPAMKGIVNRDAQPYQEGTEKLIFKAQYLEKWDQATEEINKYWEQLSIEDFNETFNLFGQYEFPIIHNILYFIDNEVHHRGQGYVYLRALNIEPPFFWER; from the coding sequence ATGAAAACATTAGAAGCACAAGTAATCAGTTCAGAAGATTTATTGAAACATTGGCAAGGTCACCGCGCTTTAACGCGTCGTGTAATTGAAATTTTTCCTGAGAAAGATTTCTTCGAATTTTCTATTGGAGGAATGCGACCTTTTGCAAAACTAGTTGACGAACTTTTAGCGATTGGAGCTCCAGCAATGAAAGGAATTGTAAATAGAGACGCTCAGCCTTATCAAGAAGGAACAGAAAAATTAATCTTCAAAGCGCAATATTTAGAAAAATGGGATCAAGCTACAGAAGAAATTAATAAATATTGGGAACAATTATCGATTGAAGATTTCAACGAAACTTTCAATTTATTTGGACAATATGAATTTCCAATTATTCATAATATTCTTTATTTTATTGATAATGAAGTGCATCACCGCGGGCAAGGTTATGTATATTTAAGAGCATTAAATATTGAACCTCCATTTTTCTGGGAAAGATAA
- a CDS encoding choice-of-anchor L domain-containing protein has product MRSALLLLLLFYSAISSSQGIIVDTTTLGIPELIRQELMQNGCSNETNFKFSSHQGIGKFTNTNPNFPISSGIIIRNGIAKYTEGSYTGNNESSRLNNATDSDLQVISDSNGQIVPVTDVSYLQFDFTPLSSNFSFDFLFASNEYGEFQCGFSDVFAFILTDLTTGISINLAVVPGTTTPVSVKNIRDQQYNSSCLSANANLFDHYNVSNPSQSAINMRGETKVLTASSTVIPNRTYRIKLAIGDYNDSNYDSAVFIKGGSFMTTMDLGPDRTICQGEKITLKSDLVGNYSYVWTLNGSTIPNETSNSLTVEKAGTYGVTATLSGCVVKDEVVIQDLIIKNPKNLTACYNASGTYQYDLTQNNVTELGIDPTKFAIYYFDSLTSANANGPTIPEDQLKSYASSGNQTIYIKAVPVDDKSFFCNNLVSFNLLTTQPINAAKPPDLNTCDTVSKNVLVDLTVNEAIILNGLNSSEYKITYYNSETDANNGRNNIADPKKFITSLAQSPKTIWVRIENNPNSVCYTTVNFNININSLPTVDKIPSVIACNSYTLPPLTNGEYNTSVNGTGAKLNPGDVITKSGTIYIYKASTENNCTNESSFNITLIYEIDFKKEACGQYIVPRVAAGGFFTQPGGRGDSIPEGTAFTTSQTIYYYAVIDGSVCRDIPVSFTVYPLPEIDKPENVVTCDSYTLPTLANGKYFTSPGGLGNTLNAGDKITSSQTLYIFANDGRCTNEHSFKIDIVNSPIFVPISQCGSFTLPPISIGGYYENPGGQGKNIPAGTVITSSQTVYYFAATTTSPNCTANLKYVITIKPLPLVDKPVNRLECARYVLPPLTNGNYFTKTNGGGTPLKAGDIITSTQTLYVYSVGPECTNEHSFVVEIRPLPPVDSFTDVVTCTAFQLPKLKNGKYYTATGGPNGLGTQIAEGTAINTTQTIYIYNEWADFKSCSNETFFKVNYNGIDVGEFNNINVCDSYTLPPLKLGNYYTQPGGKGAVISAGTILKTSQIVYVYAVSGTRLTCVSEKSFSVTISQTPVLTNTPDVAICGSYTLPPLAIGNYYSGPNATGVQYTAGQKINSSQQMYIYATAATNSACFTQDDFYITIYPLKNFTVQDGAICVDYQTGILQHSVVLNSGINSPDYTIEWYLNNTKMGTGSTYTATQDGIYTVVPVKNVPDVGNDCGYNPANVTVGKSSPAIATVTVSGEFEDIVDITVNLINGFGNYEYQLDDGDFQTNNVFQNVDSGEHAITIKDTKANCDNLILFAKVLKYPKFFTPNNDGYHDTWNIPDLADQPDAVITIFDRYGKFIKMIKPSGAGWDGNFNGNPLPSTDYWFLVTYTQNGVIQEFKAHFSMKR; this is encoded by the coding sequence ATGAGATCTGCTCTACTTCTACTTTTATTATTTTATTCGGCCATATCTTCATCACAAGGAATTATAGTCGACACTACAACTTTGGGCATACCTGAACTGATCCGACAAGAATTAATGCAAAACGGCTGTTCGAACGAAACTAATTTCAAATTCTCTTCACATCAAGGAATCGGCAAATTCACAAACACAAATCCAAACTTTCCTATTTCAAGCGGAATTATTATAAGAAACGGAATTGCTAAATATACCGAAGGTTCTTATACTGGCAACAACGAAAGCAGCAGACTGAACAATGCTACAGATAGCGATCTGCAGGTTATTAGTGATAGCAACGGACAAATTGTACCTGTTACAGATGTTAGTTATCTACAATTTGATTTTACGCCTTTGTCTAGTAATTTCAGTTTTGATTTTCTTTTTGCTTCGAATGAATATGGCGAGTTTCAATGCGGATTTAGCGATGTTTTTGCCTTTATTTTAACTGATTTAACAACTGGAATTTCTATAAATCTCGCCGTTGTGCCTGGAACTACTACACCCGTTTCTGTTAAGAATATTAGAGATCAGCAATATAATTCGTCTTGTTTGTCTGCCAATGCTAATTTATTTGACCATTATAATGTTTCGAATCCTTCTCAATCGGCAATCAATATGAGAGGTGAAACCAAAGTTTTAACGGCTTCATCAACAGTAATTCCAAACCGAACTTATCGCATTAAATTGGCAATTGGAGATTATAATGACAGTAACTACGATTCGGCAGTTTTTATAAAAGGCGGCAGTTTTATGACCACTATGGATTTAGGTCCTGACAGAACCATTTGCCAAGGCGAAAAAATTACGCTTAAATCTGATCTAGTCGGTAATTACAGTTATGTTTGGACGCTAAATGGATCTACAATTCCAAATGAAACCAGTAATTCTTTGACAGTTGAAAAAGCGGGAACTTATGGCGTAACGGCAACACTTTCTGGCTGTGTGGTTAAAGATGAAGTTGTAATCCAAGATTTGATTATTAAAAACCCAAAAAACTTAACAGCTTGCTATAACGCAAGCGGGACTTATCAATATGACTTAACTCAAAATAATGTAACTGAATTAGGAATTGATCCCACCAAATTTGCCATTTATTATTTTGATTCCTTAACCTCAGCCAATGCAAATGGTCCGACGATACCCGAGGATCAATTAAAATCTTATGCAAGTTCTGGCAATCAGACCATTTATATAAAAGCGGTTCCTGTTGACGATAAAAGCTTTTTTTGCAATAATTTAGTTTCGTTTAATTTATTGACAACTCAGCCAATCAATGCTGCAAAGCCACCAGATTTAAATACTTGTGATACTGTTTCTAAAAACGTACTCGTCGATTTAACTGTTAATGAAGCTATTATCTTAAATGGATTAAATTCTTCAGAATATAAAATCACTTATTATAACAGCGAAACGGATGCTAATAATGGAAGAAACAACATTGCTGATCCAAAAAAATTCATTACATCTTTAGCACAATCACCGAAAACGATTTGGGTTCGCATTGAAAATAATCCCAACTCGGTTTGTTATACAACAGTCAATTTCAATATTAATATTAATTCGCTTCCCACAGTAGATAAGATTCCAAGTGTTATCGCTTGCAATAGTTACACTCTGCCTCCACTTACAAATGGAGAATACAATACGTCAGTAAATGGAACAGGAGCCAAACTAAATCCCGGAGATGTCATCACCAAAAGCGGCACCATATATATTTACAAAGCTTCAACCGAAAACAATTGTACAAATGAGAGCAGCTTTAATATAACACTGATTTACGAAATTGATTTTAAAAAAGAAGCTTGCGGTCAATATATTGTTCCGCGTGTTGCTGCGGGTGGTTTTTTCACCCAGCCTGGAGGACGAGGAGATTCAATTCCAGAAGGAACAGCATTTACAACCAGTCAAACTATTTATTATTACGCCGTTATCGACGGATCTGTTTGTCGTGATATTCCAGTATCTTTTACCGTTTATCCTTTGCCAGAAATAGACAAACCCGAAAATGTCGTGACTTGTGATTCTTATACATTACCTACTTTAGCAAATGGAAAATATTTTACTTCTCCTGGAGGTTTAGGAAATACTCTTAATGCGGGAGATAAAATAACTTCGAGCCAGACATTATATATTTTTGCAAATGATGGAAGATGTACCAATGAACATTCTTTCAAAATCGACATTGTTAATTCTCCCATTTTCGTTCCGATTTCGCAATGCGGAAGTTTTACTTTACCACCCATTTCCATTGGAGGTTATTATGAAAATCCGGGTGGTCAGGGTAAAAATATTCCAGCTGGAACTGTTATTACTAGCTCGCAAACTGTGTATTATTTCGCAGCAACTACAACTTCTCCAAATTGCACCGCAAATCTAAAATATGTCATAACTATAAAACCGTTGCCTTTGGTAGATAAGCCTGTTAATAGATTGGAATGTGCTCGTTATGTGTTACCGCCATTGACAAACGGTAATTATTTTACAAAAACCAATGGTGGAGGAACACCATTAAAAGCAGGCGACATTATTACCTCAACACAAACTCTTTATGTCTATTCTGTTGGTCCTGAATGTACAAACGAACATAGTTTTGTTGTTGAAATAAGACCTCTTCCGCCTGTTGACAGTTTTACAGATGTGGTAACTTGCACGGCTTTTCAACTTCCAAAACTAAAAAACGGAAAATATTATACCGCAACAGGAGGACCAAACGGTTTAGGAACTCAAATTGCCGAGGGAACGGCCATCAATACAACACAGACAATTTATATTTATAACGAATGGGCAGATTTTAAGTCTTGCAGTAATGAAACATTTTTCAAGGTAAATTACAACGGAATTGATGTTGGCGAGTTTAATAACATAAATGTTTGCGACAGTTATACTTTACCTCCATTAAAACTAGGCAATTATTATACACAGCCAGGCGGAAAAGGTGCTGTTATTTCTGCAGGAACGATTTTAAAAACATCACAAATCGTCTATGTTTATGCCGTTTCAGGTACACGTCTGACTTGTGTAAGCGAAAAAAGTTTTTCAGTCACCATTTCTCAAACTCCTGTGCTAACAAACACTCCAGATGTTGCTATTTGCGGAAGTTATACTTTGCCTCCTTTGGCTATTGGAAATTATTATAGCGGCCCTAACGCAACTGGAGTTCAATATACAGCAGGGCAGAAAATAAATAGCAGTCAACAAATGTATATTTATGCGACGGCGGCTACAAATTCAGCTTGTTTTACTCAAGATGATTTTTACATTACCATTTATCCGTTAAAAAATTTCACAGTTCAAGACGGAGCCATCTGTGTAGATTATCAAACGGGAATTTTGCAACATTCGGTCGTACTAAATTCAGGAATTAATTCTCCAGATTATACTATAGAATGGTATTTAAACAATACAAAAATGGGTACAGGATCAACTTATACTGCTACACAAGACGGAATTTATACTGTTGTACCCGTCAAAAATGTACCAGATGTTGGTAACGACTGCGGTTATAATCCAGCCAATGTCACTGTCGGAAAATCTAGTCCAGCAATTGCAACTGTAACCGTTTCTGGTGAATTTGAAGACATTGTAGATATTACTGTAAATCTAATTAATGGTTTCGGAAATTATGAATACCAACTCGACGATGGAGATTTTCAAACCAACAATGTATTTCAGAATGTTGATTCGGGAGAACATGCTATTACAATAAAAGATACAAAAGCCAATTGCGACAACCTTATTCTATTTGCCAAAGTGCTCAAATACCCTAAATTTTTCACTCCAAACAACGATGGTTACCACGACACTTGGAATATTCCAGATCTCGCTGATCAGCCTGATGCTGTCATTACTATTTTTGACCGTTACGGAAAATTCATAAAAATGATAAAACCTTCTGGTGCTGGTTGGGATGGTAATTTCAATGGCAATCCACTTCCTTCAACAGATTACTGGTTTCTGGTAACTTATACCCAAAATGGCGTAATTCAAGAATTCAAAGCTCATTTCAGTATGAAACGATAA
- the thiL gene encoding thiamine-phosphate kinase, translated as MIEDKNQQRTSIAQLGEFGLIEHLTKNFDVTQESTLKSIGDDAAVLDFAAKKVVVSTDLLIEGVHFDLAYMPLKHLGYKAVVVNVSDICAMNAKPTQITVSVAVSNRFPLEALEELFAGITHAAKEYKVDVIGGDTTSSQKGLIISITAIGEADENELVYRNGAKQTDLLVVTGDIGAAYMGLQVLEREKQVFQVNPNNQPDLDPYTYLVERQLKPEARKDVRTLLHALDIKPTAMIDISDGLSSEIIHICKQSKVGCNLYEDKLPLDPQFISTCEEFNIDSTTVAINGGEDYELLFTIDINDFDKIKGNPNFSVIGHMAEENEGIHLVTRANTKIALKARGWDALSE; from the coding sequence ATGATAGAAGATAAAAATCAGCAGAGAACTAGTATAGCACAGTTGGGAGAATTTGGTTTAATTGAGCATTTAACCAAAAATTTTGACGTTACGCAAGAATCGACTTTAAAAAGCATTGGCGATGACGCAGCTGTTCTTGATTTTGCAGCAAAAAAAGTAGTCGTTTCTACTGATTTATTGATTGAAGGAGTTCACTTTGATTTGGCTTATATGCCTTTAAAACATTTAGGATACAAAGCAGTTGTGGTAAATGTTTCTGACATTTGCGCCATGAATGCAAAACCTACTCAAATTACGGTTTCTGTAGCGGTTTCTAATCGTTTTCCGCTTGAGGCTTTAGAAGAATTATTTGCAGGAATTACACATGCAGCAAAAGAATATAAAGTAGATGTTATTGGCGGTGACACAACATCATCTCAAAAAGGTCTGATTATCAGCATAACTGCAATTGGAGAAGCTGATGAAAATGAATTAGTATACAGAAATGGTGCTAAACAAACTGATTTATTAGTAGTTACAGGAGATATTGGTGCGGCTTACATGGGCTTGCAGGTTTTAGAAAGAGAAAAGCAAGTTTTTCAGGTTAATCCAAACAATCAACCAGATTTAGATCCTTATACTTATTTGGTAGAACGTCAGCTAAAACCAGAAGCACGAAAAGATGTTCGTACTTTACTTCATGCATTAGACATAAAACCAACGGCTATGATTGATATTTCAGACGGATTATCTTCTGAGATTATTCATATCTGTAAACAATCTAAAGTTGGTTGTAATTTATATGAAGACAAACTGCCTTTAGATCCTCAATTTATTTCGACTTGTGAAGAATTTAATATAGACAGCACAACGGTTGCTATAAACGGCGGCGAAGATTATGAACTTTTATTTACAATTGATATTAATGATTTTGATAAAATAAAAGGAAATCCGAATTTCTCTGTTATTGGACATATGGCCGAAGAAAATGAAGGAATTCATCTAGTAACGCGTGCAAATACAAAAATCGCTTTAAAAGCGCGTGGTTGGGATGCATTGAGCGAGTAA
- a CDS encoding tetratricopeptide repeat protein gives MKDASKIVFLILLVLLGCTKKTGLDTNTISSVDSLPVYLSLANEDSIPLKFRQNYNLKALNIILNQKDDSINKVNLFKVANRYYNMSNWKSYLNTTKLILERSEKSRDSVNMAKAYTYLGDYYVSQSVSDSAFMNYFKAEKTYLKIKDQINLAKTFLSKANLQYNEGDFFESEINVFKTLSILKKEKNVNEILYESYNLLGVLYNEREEYKKALEFQNKALQILQDKDIASEFQYKAASLNNIGFIYMNMNEYKEAEKYFEEGLKQKNLFEQRATLYAILLDNLGYSRFKMNDSYQLPDLFYQSLEIREKLDLVSGIVSSKIHLSQYYAFNRDTAKALELSKQALALSRTTAKSINTLEALKQTAAVDPRNASIYSREYIKLNDKMLKDERKMGEKFSRIAYETNEIKDQNSNLQEKNKTLVYVFSICTLLGLFFYVYKTQQAKNRELLFKQQQQIANEDIYNLMISQQNEIELTRIKEKKNVAQELHDGVLGRMFGIRISLDSLDKLDEAEAASKRKKYLAELKNIEQDIREISHDLNREKSELINNFIAILNKLFENQINTYNSKLITNFDSEIKWEQISNMVKINLYRIIQEGLQNCNKYANADIIKVELKNVNNVLVLIVEDDGIGFNTKKTKNGIGLHNIEYRAKECKGTVSIKSVKGEGTKLTVKIPIIPNTYQHNNDI, from the coding sequence TTGAAAGACGCAAGCAAAATAGTATTCCTTATACTCTTGGTTTTGTTGGGTTGTACCAAGAAAACAGGGCTAGATACTAATACAATTTCTTCAGTAGATAGTCTTCCTGTCTATCTTTCTCTTGCAAACGAGGATAGTATTCCTCTCAAATTCAGACAGAATTACAATCTTAAGGCTTTAAACATCATTTTAAACCAAAAAGACGACTCTATAAATAAAGTAAATCTTTTTAAAGTTGCCAATCGTTACTATAACATGAGCAACTGGAAATCTTATTTGAACACTACAAAGTTAATTTTAGAGCGCTCAGAGAAGTCTAGAGATTCTGTTAATATGGCCAAGGCTTATACTTATTTAGGAGATTATTATGTTTCTCAATCTGTTTCTGATAGTGCCTTTATGAATTATTTTAAAGCAGAAAAGACCTATTTGAAAATAAAAGATCAAATAAATTTGGCGAAAACATTTTTGAGTAAAGCCAATTTACAGTACAATGAAGGAGATTTTTTTGAAAGCGAAATAAATGTTTTTAAGACTTTGAGTATCTTAAAAAAAGAAAAAAATGTCAATGAAATTCTGTATGAAAGCTACAATTTACTCGGTGTTTTATACAATGAAAGAGAGGAATATAAAAAAGCTTTGGAGTTTCAGAACAAGGCTTTGCAAATTCTCCAAGATAAAGATATAGCTTCGGAATTTCAATATAAGGCGGCTTCTTTAAATAATATCGGTTTCATATATATGAATATGAATGAGTATAAAGAGGCAGAAAAATATTTTGAAGAAGGGCTTAAACAAAAAAATCTTTTCGAACAGAGAGCAACTTTATATGCGATTTTATTAGATAATTTGGGATATTCTAGATTCAAAATGAATGACTCATACCAATTGCCAGATTTGTTTTATCAATCTTTAGAGATTAGGGAGAAGCTTGATTTGGTTTCTGGAATTGTATCTAGTAAAATTCATTTATCTCAATATTACGCTTTTAATAGAGATACGGCCAAAGCATTAGAATTATCCAAACAAGCACTGGCTCTTTCGCGAACTACGGCAAAATCTATAAATACTTTAGAAGCTTTAAAACAGACGGCAGCTGTTGACCCGAGAAATGCTTCTATTTATTCTAGAGAATATATCAAGCTTAACGATAAAATGTTGAAAGACGAGCGAAAAATGGGAGAAAAATTCTCTAGAATCGCCTACGAAACCAACGAAATAAAAGATCAAAACTCTAATCTTCAGGAAAAAAACAAAACTTTGGTTTATGTTTTTAGTATTTGTACATTGCTCGGATTGTTTTTTTATGTTTATAAAACACAGCAGGCTAAAAATCGCGAGCTTTTATTTAAACAGCAACAGCAGATTGCAAACGAAGATATTTATAATTTGATGATTTCTCAGCAAAATGAAATTGAACTAACGAGAATTAAGGAAAAGAAAAATGTTGCCCAAGAATTGCACGATGGGGTTTTAGGCCGAATGTTCGGAATTAGAATTAGTTTGGATAGTTTAGATAAACTTGATGAAGCAGAGGCAGCTTCTAAAAGAAAAAAATATCTTGCAGAGCTAAAAAATATAGAACAAGATATTCGAGAAATTTCTCATGATTTAAATAGAGAAAAATCAGAATTAATTAATAATTTTATTGCGATTTTAAACAAACTATTTGAAAATCAAATAAATACGTATAATTCTAAATTGATTACCAATTTTGATTCCGAAATAAAATGGGAGCAAATAAGTAATATGGTCAAAATCAATTTATATCGAATTATTCAGGAAGGTCTTCAGAATTGTAATAAATATGCTAACGCAGATATTATTAAAGTGGAGCTTAAAAATGTAAATAATGTTTTGGTCTTAATTGTTGAAGATGACGGAATAGGATTTAATACCAAAAAGACCAAAAACGGAATCGGTTTGCATAATATAGAATATAGAGCTAAAGAATGTAAAGGAACAGTCAGTATCAAATCTGTTAAAGGAGAAGGAACAAAGCTCACCGTAAAAATCCCCATAATTCCTAATACTTACCAGCATAATAATGACATTTGA
- a CDS encoding prolipoprotein diacylglyceryl transferase family protein: MKIPFEPVVYGYEINIHLILEYLAFFLGYRYYVFLRKRTNDIIVSSNRLSIILGAAIGAFLGSRIMGFLENPVFHLDVKSILELFNAKTIMGGLFGGLLGVEISKKIIGEKESSGDLFTFPIILGIFIGRIGCFLSGTNEFTYGKQTTFFLGMNLGDNIIRHPIALYELLFLIFLFFVLKKLKKRNLKNGLLFQYFMIAYFGFRFFVEFLKPNYFLILGISSIQILCLICLIYYKKTILNLFVKNAG, encoded by the coding sequence ATGAAGATTCCCTTTGAGCCAGTTGTTTATGGTTATGAAATAAATATCCATTTAATTTTAGAATATCTGGCATTTTTTTTAGGATATCGATATTATGTTTTTTTAAGAAAAAGAACGAATGATATTATTGTTTCTTCTAACAGATTATCAATCATATTGGGAGCTGCAATTGGAGCTTTTTTGGGTTCTAGAATTATGGGTTTTCTCGAAAATCCTGTTTTTCATCTTGATGTAAAATCAATTTTAGAACTCTTTAATGCAAAAACAATTATGGGAGGATTGTTTGGCGGACTGTTAGGGGTTGAAATTTCGAAGAAGATTATTGGAGAAAAAGAATCATCTGGCGATTTATTTACCTTTCCGATTATTCTAGGAATTTTTATAGGGAGAATTGGCTGTTTTTTATCAGGCACAAATGAGTTTACTTATGGAAAACAAACGACCTTTTTTTTAGGTATGAATCTTGGCGATAACATTATAAGACATCCAATTGCTTTATACGAATTACTATTTCTGATTTTTTTGTTTTTTGTTTTGAAGAAATTAAAAAAGAGAAATCTTAAAAATGGATTGTTATTTCAGTATTTTATGATTGCCTATTTTGGTTTTCGTTTTTTTGTTGAGTTTTTAAAACCAAATTATTTCCTGATTTTAGGAATTAGTTCAATTCAGATTTTATGCTTGATTTGTCTGATCTATTATAAAAAAACAATTTTAAATTTATTTGTAAAAAATGCCGGTTAG
- a CDS encoding response regulator, which translates to MTFDLTASASQLVKKNILIVDDHPFIIEGYKNAITRYNPQQYEFSIFQAQDCRSGYEIIENHNSPQFDIAFLDISMPPYEEKEIFSGEDLATLLLKRMPSCKIILLTMYTELLKIKTIIRTIQPNGLIIKNDLTFDELLLAFDKVIKNEKYYSQSVVKMLNQSTHNAIEIDQYDKQILIHLSKGISNQDMLQYIPISLNAIEKRKKHLKELLKIKNNSDDDLLKEAKSKGLF; encoded by the coding sequence ATGACATTTGATTTAACAGCCTCAGCCTCACAACTAGTTAAAAAGAACATTTTAATAGTAGATGATCATCCATTTATTATTGAAGGATACAAGAATGCTATTACGCGGTACAATCCCCAGCAATATGAATTTTCAATTTTTCAGGCACAAGATTGTAGATCGGGTTACGAAATAATTGAAAATCATAATTCACCTCAATTTGATATTGCTTTTTTAGATATAAGCATGCCTCCTTATGAAGAAAAAGAAATTTTTTCTGGTGAAGATTTGGCTACACTTTTGCTTAAGAGAATGCCCTCGTGCAAGATTATTCTTTTAACCATGTATACCGAATTGCTGAAAATCAAGACAATTATCAGAACTATCCAACCAAACGGATTAATTATAAAAAACGATCTTACTTTTGATGAGCTTCTTCTAGCATTTGATAAAGTGATAAAAAACGAAAAATATTACAGTCAGTCTGTCGTTAAAATGCTGAATCAGTCTACTCATAATGCCATTGAAATTGATCAGTACGATAAGCAGATATTAATTCATTTATCTAAGGGAATTTCAAATCAAGATATGTTGCAGTACATTCCCATTTCTTTAAATGCAATTGAAAAAAGGAAAAAACATTTAAAAGAATTGCTGAAGATCAAAAACAATTCTGATGACGATTTGCTTAAAGAGGCAAAAAGTAAGGGGCTATTTTAA